A stretch of Tripterygium wilfordii isolate XIE 37 chromosome 11, ASM1340144v1, whole genome shotgun sequence DNA encodes these proteins:
- the LOC120009072 gene encoding pleiotropic drug resistance protein 3-like isoform X2 translates to MSEIVSTDEMVSMMRQEMEEIGRSISSSFRLRSSSRYRNLASKSGNSTGADNEFYALDWAAIERLPTYERLRTSLFDKDENEDMNEHQSKKVVDVTKLGALERRVFIEKLIKHIQDDNLQLLWKIRKRIDRVGVKLPTVEVRYKNLCVEAECQVVRGKALPTLWNSAKSALSVCGSLSGSSSSKARLSILNDVSGIIKPGRLTLLLGPPGCGKTTLLKALSGNLNQSLKVTGEISYNGYKLAEFVPQKTSAYISQCDLHIPEMTVRETLDFSSRLQGVGNRADIMLEVTRREKEAEILPEPDIDAYMKATSVKGLETTLQTDYMLKILGLDVCAETMVGSTIKRGISGGEKKRLTTGEMIVGPISTLFMDEITNGLDSSTAFQIVSCLQQLAHISNATILASLLQPAPEIFDLFDDIILMAERIVVYHGPREDICKFFEDCGFKCPKRKGVADFLQEVISRKDQEQYWYNTQLPYIYFTAAMFSRRFKESSQATKLDEELSKPYDKSHSHRGSLSFNVYSLSKWQLFQTCLSREFLLMRRNSFIYVFKTSQLIVLAFVTMTVFLRTRMHIDVFHTTYYMGSLFYALIMLLLNGFPELSMTVSRLAVFYKQRELCFYPAWTYAIVSTVLKIPLAIVDSFVWTSLTYYVIGYSPEISRFFRQFIILFAAHFMSTSGFRLLASVFQTAVASFTAGCLAMLLIALFGGFIIARFSIPVWLQWGFWISPMTYGEIALSLNEFLAPRWQKLLYLNRSIGDLVLESRGLDFAEYYFWISVGALFGFALVFNIAYALALSFLKPWALSPSVISHEKFSWTNRSEESHDGTQVEENSKQSTSSADKEYSERRMVLPFEPLPLTFQDVQYHVDTPLEMRERRFASKKLQLLSGVSGAFRPGILTALMGVSGAGKTTLLDVLAGRKSYGYIEGEIKISGYPKVQETFARISGYCEQIDTHSPQITVEESVIFSAWLRLASQIDSKTKAEFVNEVLETIELVRIKDDLVGVPGVNGLSTEQRRRLSIAVELVANPSIVFMDEPTTGLDARAAATVMRVVKNVADTGRTVVCTIHQPSIDIFEVFNELILLKPGGCVIYYGPLGHHSSKVIEYFENISSVPKIKSNYNPATWMLEITSPSSEDELGVDFATIYRDSALYKNNIELIRQLSYPPPGSSDLRFPTRFSQNGWGQFKSCVWKLHLSYWRSPSYNLVRITYTLVASLIFGLLLWRQGKKIDNQQNLLNILGSMYIFVLLVGLVNGVLVIPYVATERTVTYRERFSGMYAAWAYSLAQVTVEIPYSLIQAVAFVLLTYPMIGYYVTTYKVFCDNFILSLLHLIQSFLRISDSTTENS, encoded by the exons ATGAGTGAGATAGTCAGTACGGATGAGATGGTGTCAATGATGAGGCAGGAAATGGAAGAGATAGGAAGAAGCATCAGCTCATCTTTCAGGCTTCGGAGCTCCAGCCGATATCGCAATTTGGCATCAAAATCTGGAAACAGCACTGGCGCTGACAATGAGTTTTATGCCTTGGATTGGGCTGCCATTGAGAGACTGCCTACTTATGAACGATTGAGAACATCTCTATTCGAtaaagatgaaaatgaagatatgAATGAACACCAAAGTAAAAAGGTCGTGGATGTTACCAAGCTTGGAGCTTTGGAACGTCGTGTGTTCATAGAGAAGCTTATCAAGCACATTCAAGACGACAATCTTCAACTCTTATGGAAAATTCGAAAAAGGATAGATAG GGTTGGAGTGAAACTGCCCACAGTAGAGGTGAGATACAAGAACCTCTGCGTGGAGGCAGAGTGCCAGGTTGTTCGAGGCAAGGCCCTTCCAACACTCTGGAATTCCGCTAAGAGTGCACTTTCT GTTTGCGGAAGCCTATCGGGTTCGAGTTCAAGTAAAGCTAGGCTAAGCATTCTGAATGATGTTAGTGGGATCATAAAGCCAGGGAG GTTGACTCTACTGCTTGGCCCTCCGGGATGCGGGAAAACCACTCTTTTGAAGGCCCTTTCAGGAAATCTGAATCAATCTCTCAAG GTCACAGGGGAAATTTCTTACAATGGATACAAATTGGCAGAGTTCGTCCCCCAGAAAACATCTGCCTACATAAGCCAATGCGACCTGCACATTCCCGAGATGACCGTGAGAGAAACACTTGATTTTTCCTCCCGTCTACAGGGTGTTGGAAACCGAGCAG ACATTATGTTGGAGGTGACTAGGAGAGAGAAGGAAGCCGAAATTCTTCCAGAGCCAGACATTGATGCTTACATGAAG GCAACTTCTGTCAAAGGATTGGAAACAACCCTTCAAACAGACTACATGTTGAAA ATCCTTGGACTTGATGTTTGTGCAGAAACAATGGTTGGTAGTACCATTAAAAGAGGTATATCTGGTGGTGAGAAAAAAAGATTAACTACAG GAGAGATGATTGTTGGTCCAATAAGTACATTGTTTATGGATGAAATAACAAATGGCTTAGACAGTTCTACTGCATTCCAAATTGTTTCTTGTCTTCAGCAGCTGGCGCATATCTCAAATGCCACAATACTAGCTTCACTTCTTCAGCCAGCACCAGAAATCTTTGATCTCTTTGATGACATTATTTTAATGGCAGAACGTATAGTTGTTTATCATGGACCCCGTGAAGACATTTGTAAGTTTTTTGAGGATTGTGGCTTTAAGTGCCCTAAGAGAAAAGGAGTTGCTGATTTCCTTCAGGAG GTCATCTCCAGGAAAGATCAAGAACAATACTGGTACAATACTCAACTCCCTTACATTTATTTTACAGCTGCTATGTTTTCCAGACGATTCAAGGAATCTTCCCAAGCAACGAAGTTAGATGAGGAGCTCTCCAAGCCATATGATAAATCCCACAGCCACAGGGGTTCTCTTTCCTTTAATGTGTATTCTCTTTCTAAATGGCAACTCTTTCAAACTTGCCTGTCAAGGGAGTTTCTGCTTATGAGAAGGAATTCTTTTATCTATGTATTCAAGACAAGTCAG CTTATCGTGCTTGCATTTGTCACGATGACAGTATTTTTGCGGACTCGGATGCATATTGATGTATTTCATACCACCTACTATATGGGTTCCCTGTTTTATGCGCTCATCATGCTTCTTCTTAATGGTTTTCCTGAGTTGTCAATGACTGTTTCAAGACTTGCTGTGTTCTATAAACAGAGAGAGTTGTGCTTCTATCCAGCTTGGACGTATGCTATTGTGTCTACTGTTCTGAAGATTCCTCTTGCAATCGTGGATTCTTTTGTTTGGACATCTCTTACTTATTATGTTATTGGATATAGCCCCGAGATCTCCAG GTTCTTTCGCCAGTTTATTATACTTTTTGCTGCGCACTTTATGTCGACATCTGGGTTCCGTTTATTGGCCTCAGTGTTCCAGACTGCAGTTGCTTCTTTCACTGCTGGCTGTTTGGCAATGTTATTGATCGCCTTGTTTGGTGGCTTTATTATTGCACGAT TCTCCATTCCAGTTTGGTTACAATGGGGTTTTTGGATTTCTCCTATGACCTATGGAGAAATAGCACTTTCTTTAAATGAATTTCTTGCCCCACGATGGCAGAAG TTGTTGTATCTAAACAGAAGTATAGGAGACTTAGTACTCGAAAGTCGTGGATTAGATTTTGCTGAATACTACTTCTGGATATCCGTTGGTGCCTTATTTGGATTTGCTTTAGTTTTCAACATTGCCTATGCCCTGGCCTTAAGTTTCTTGAAGC CTTGGGCACTGTCTCCTTCTGTTATTTCCCATGAAAAGTTTTCCTGGACAAATAGAAGTGAAGAATCCCATGATGGGACACAAGTGGAAGAAAACTCTAAGCAATCTACTTCAAGCGCTGATAAAGAATATTCCGAAC GGAGGATGGTCTTACCTTTTGAACCTTTACCCTTAACATTTCAGGATGTGCAGTACCATGTTGATACCCCTCTG GAAATGAGGGAACGCCGATTTGCTTCGAAAAAGCTCCAACTTCTTTCTGGAGTCTCAGGCGCATTCAGGCCTGGTATTCTCACAGCGTTGATGGGTGTCAGTGGAGCTGGAAAAACAACACTTCTGGATGTTCTTGCTGGCAGGAAAAGCTATGGCTATATTGAAGGGGAAATTAAAATTTCCGGATATCCTAAGGTTCAAGAAACCTTTGCCAGGATTTCGGGTTACTGTGAACAAATTGACACACATTCTCCACAAATCACTGTAGAAGAATCTGTAATTTTCTCTGCTTGGCTACGTCTAGCTTCTCAGATTGACTCAAAAACTAAAGCT GAATTCGTAAACGAAGTCCTTGAGACCATCGAGCTCGTGCGAATCAAGGATGACTTGGTTGGTGTACCTGGTGTTAATGGCCTATCAACTGAACAACGTAGAAGACTTAGTATAGCTGTTGAGCTCGTTGCCAACCCCTCCATTGTGTTCATGGATGAACCTACAACTGGTTTGGATGCAAGAGCGGCAGCAACTGTAATGCGAGTGGTAAAGAATGTAGCTGATACCGGAAGGACAGTGGTCTGCACCATCCACCAACCTAGTATTGACATATTTGAAGTTTTTAACGAG CTGATCCTCCTAAAACCTGGTGGGTGTGTAATCTACTACGGACCATTGGGACACCATTCAAGTAAAGTTATAGAATATTTTGAG AATATCTCCAGTGTGCCAAAGATCAAAAGTAATTATAATCCGGCAACGTGGATGTTAGAAATCACTTCGCCATCTTCAGAAGATGAACTTGGTGTGGATTTTGCCACAATATACCGGGACTCTGCCTTATACAA GAATAACATCGAGCTTATAAGGCAGTTGAGTTATCCACCTCCTGGTTCAAGTGATTTGCGATTTCCAACACGCttttcacaaaatgggtgggGGCAGTTCAAATCTTGTGTATGGAAACTGCACTTGTCTTACTGGAGAAGTCCTTCATACAACTTGGTGCGCATCACATacacacttgtggcatctttgATCTTTGGTTTGCTGCTCTGGAGACAAGGAAAGAAAAT TGATAATCAGCAAAATTTGCTCAACATACTGGGTTCAATGTATATTTTCGTACTCCTTGTTGGATTAGTTAATGGCGTCTTAGTCATACCATATGTAGCAACAGAGAGAACTGTTACTTATCGGGAAAGATTTTCGGGGATGTATGCTGCTTGGGCTTATTCACTTGCACAG GTGACAGTTGAGATTCCTTATTCATTAATCCAAGCTGTTGCATTTGTGCTCCTTACATATCCAATGATTGGATATTACGTAACAACATACAAGGTTTTCTG CGACAACTTTATCCTCAGCCTTCTACACCTTATTCAATCTTTTCTCAGGATTTCTGATTCCACAACCG AAAATTCCTAA